A window of Amycolatopsis australiensis contains these coding sequences:
- a CDS encoding class I tRNA ligase family protein: MSARTVIISPAPTANGDLHLGHIAGPFLAADVHARYARAQGREVLLGTGFQDTSTFVVTTAHRRGVPPAELVATSAAQIEASLAAMGIGVDGYTGDDDRFTGWVVDFIGRVHAAAKLELRTMKFPFSTKTGQFLVDGFASGNCPECLAEGCAGLCESCGTLVAAGELIGVRSTLDPDDVVELREAEVLVLPVERYREGLRAHFAAHAGGMRPHMAQAMAAMLARPLPDFPVTYPISWGIRVPFPEVAGQVVNPNAEPMAWSMHASALAAEARGAGPGTEDRLWLAGAGSEIVYFLGFDNIYPFAIAGPAMLLALGGQYDLPARYLTNEFYELDYRKFSTSRGHVIWSRELAAEVPRDLIRFHLAATSPEHQRTSFSRDALTQVTETRLVGPWNRVAAKVNRWVGLGPLPVSERAARAAARMAERFAASYELAGFSLNRAAEAITEQLARLDHQEPAGADAGDYCFEVAQLLHSAAPILIDLAASVLGADPGPGPAATGAITPATLPRLDSAGTGR, from the coding sequence GTGAGCGCCCGGACCGTGATCATCTCGCCGGCGCCGACGGCGAACGGCGACCTGCATCTCGGGCACATCGCCGGGCCGTTCCTCGCCGCCGACGTGCACGCCCGCTACGCCCGGGCGCAGGGCCGGGAAGTGCTGCTGGGCACCGGGTTCCAGGACACCTCGACGTTCGTCGTCACCACCGCGCACCGGCGCGGCGTGCCGCCGGCGGAGCTGGTCGCCACCTCGGCGGCGCAGATCGAGGCCAGCCTGGCCGCCATGGGCATCGGCGTCGACGGCTACACCGGGGACGACGACCGGTTCACCGGGTGGGTCGTCGACTTCATCGGCCGCGTGCACGCGGCCGCCAAGCTCGAACTGCGCACGATGAAGTTCCCGTTCTCGACGAAGACCGGGCAGTTCCTGGTCGACGGTTTCGCCTCCGGCAACTGCCCGGAGTGCCTGGCCGAAGGCTGCGCGGGCCTGTGCGAAAGCTGCGGCACGCTGGTGGCGGCCGGCGAGCTCATCGGCGTGCGGTCCACTTTGGACCCCGATGACGTGGTCGAGCTGCGCGAGGCGGAGGTGCTCGTCCTCCCGGTCGAGCGTTATCGCGAAGGCCTGCGGGCGCACTTCGCGGCACACGCCGGCGGGATGCGGCCGCACATGGCCCAGGCGATGGCGGCGATGCTGGCCCGGCCGTTGCCGGACTTCCCGGTGACGTATCCGATCTCCTGGGGCATCCGGGTGCCGTTCCCCGAGGTCGCCGGGCAGGTCGTCAACCCCAACGCCGAGCCGATGGCGTGGAGCATGCACGCCTCGGCGCTGGCGGCGGAGGCTCGCGGCGCCGGGCCGGGTACCGAGGACCGCCTCTGGCTGGCCGGCGCCGGCTCGGAGATCGTGTACTTCCTCGGATTCGACAACATCTACCCGTTCGCGATCGCCGGACCTGCCATGCTGCTCGCGCTCGGCGGGCAGTACGACCTGCCGGCCCGGTACCTGACCAACGAGTTCTACGAGCTGGACTACCGGAAGTTTTCGACCAGCCGCGGGCACGTGATCTGGAGCCGGGAGCTGGCCGCGGAAGTGCCCCGCGACCTGATCCGCTTCCACCTGGCCGCGACCAGTCCCGAACACCAGCGGACCAGTTTCAGCCGGGACGCGCTGACCCAGGTCACCGAGACGCGGCTGGTCGGTCCGTGGAACCGGGTGGCCGCCAAGGTGAACCGCTGGGTGGGTCTGGGTCCGTTGCCGGTGTCCGAACGCGCGGCCCGGGCCGCGGCCCGGATGGCAGAGCGGTTCGCGGCCTCCTACGAGCTGGCCGGGTTCAGCCTGAACCGCGCAGCGGAGGCGATCACCGAACAGCTGGCCCGGCTCGACCATCAGGAGCCCGCCGGGGCCGACGCCGGCGACTACTGCTTCGAGGTCGCCCAGCTGCTGCACTCGGCCGCGCCGATCCTCATCGATCTCGCGGCTTCGGTGCTCGGCGCCGATCCGGGCCCGGGACCGGCCGCGACCGGCGCGATCACGCCGGCGACGCTGCCGCGCCTGGACTCGGCGGGGACCGGGCGATGA
- a CDS encoding cupin domain-containing protein, giving the protein MIDVRPLDRTSLERAYGIDGQRLLPWPELNAPFEGAWCVLRAGAASTPHAHEEYEIFIAVKGSAELVVDDERHPFAAGDVVRLPPGSTHRVVNDGDEDFEYYGVWWDPAMSARFVARHEASRP; this is encoded by the coding sequence ATGATCGACGTCCGTCCCCTCGACCGCACGAGCCTGGAGCGGGCGTACGGAATCGACGGCCAGCGGCTGCTGCCGTGGCCGGAGCTGAACGCACCGTTCGAAGGCGCTTGGTGTGTCCTGCGCGCCGGGGCCGCGTCCACGCCGCACGCCCACGAGGAATACGAGATCTTCATCGCCGTCAAGGGATCGGCCGAGCTGGTCGTCGACGACGAGCGGCACCCGTTCGCCGCCGGCGACGTCGTCCGGCTGCCTCCGGGCTCGACCCACCGCGTCGTCAACGACGGTGACGAGGACTTCGAGTACTACGGGGTCTGGTGGGACCCCGCGATGTCGGCCCGGTTCGTGGCCCGGCACGAAGCGAGCCGGCCGTGA